From a single Brassica rapa cultivar Chiifu-401-42 chromosome A01, CAAS_Brap_v3.01, whole genome shotgun sequence genomic region:
- the LOC103834947 gene encoding B-box domain protein 31, giving the protein MCRGVNEEENRSVHGGCRSLCTRPSVPVRCELCGGDASVFCEADTAFLCRKCDRWVHGANFLAWRHVRRVLCTACQKLTRKCLVGDNYHVVLPSATAGEAAVEDITIRSEQDSNDDEVPYVFL; this is encoded by the coding sequence atGTGTAGAGGCGTGAATGAAGAAGAGAACAGAAGCGTCCACGGAGGTTGTCGGAGTCTCTGCACGAGACCAAGTGTTCCGGTTAGGTGTGAGCTCTGTGGTGGTGACGCCTCCGTGTTTTGTGAGGCGGACACGGCTTTCCTCTGTAGGAAATGCGACCGGTGGGTTCATGGAGCTAATTTTTTAGCTTGGAGACATGTGAGGCGTGTGCTATGCACAGCATGTCAGAAGCTCACACGCAAGTGCCTCGTCGGAGACAACTACCACGTTGTATTACCGTCGGCGACGGCAGGAGAAGCCGCCGTGGAGGATATAACGATACGGAGTGAACAAGATAGTAATGATGATGAGGTTCCGTATGTGTTTCTCTGA
- the LOC103834958 gene encoding zinc finger protein CONSTANS-LIKE 12 isoform X2, with protein sequence MEPKCDYCATTQAIIYCKYDLAKLCLKCDVHVHSPNPLSRRHMRSLICEKCFSQPAVIRCLDQKVSYCQGCQWHVRSCSALGHRLQSLEPFSGCPSPTEFSRMWSSILESSVSSLVNPSIGSLPLVDPNNDMFEMSKINELDDLIGSSYSMMSQNITYIQNLSDQSSFFSGDSKGCPDLILKLEEGEEDLCEGLNLDNAPLNFDVGDDIICCSPQEHIESDQTLPNGPLAYKNIISVTDSNFTTDNPLEATSTGHQDCKSYHQSGPLFGQINPNIKGHESTAVEYQDCGMSTGLIMSDSPWESNLEVGSPQTRNEAKLRYKEKKLKRTFGKQIRYASRKARADTRKRVKGRFVKAGDNYDYDPSSPTTNQ encoded by the exons ATGGAGCCGAAATGTGATTATTGCGCAACCACACAGGCAATAATTTACTGCAAATACGATTTGGCTAAACTATGCTTAAAATGTGATGTCCATGTACACTCTCCGAATCCTCTGTCTCGCAGACACATGCGTTCTCTTATCTGCGAGAAATGCTTCTCACAGCCTGCCGTTATTCGCTGTCTCGACCAGAAGGTTTCATATTGCCAAGGATGCCAATGGCATGTACGCAGCTGCTCTGCTTTAGGACACAGACTTCAAAGTCTAGAGCCATTCTCCGGTTGTCCTTCTCCAACAGAATTTTCCAGAATGTGGTCTTCAATTCTTGAATCTTCTGTTTCCAGTTTAGTTAATCCATCCATTGGTTCTTTGCCCTTGGTTGATCCCAACAATGACATGTTCGAGATGTCAAAAATCAACGAGCTAGACGATTTGATTGGTTCCTCTTATTCAATGATGTCACAAAACATCACTTACATTCAGAATCTCAGTGATCAATCATCTTTCTTTTCTGGGGATTCTAAG gGATGTCCTGATTTAATTCTAAAACTTGAAGAAGGCGAAGAAGATCTGTGCGAGGGACTTAACTTGGACAATGCGCCTTTAAACTTTGACGTTGGAGATGATATCATCTGCTGCTCGCCACAAGAACACATAGAATCTGATCAAACATTACCAAATGGTCCCTTGGCTTACAAGAACATCATATCTGTTACCGACTCAAACTTCACTACTGACAACCCTTTAGAG GCAACGTCAACAGGACATCAAGATTGCAAAAGTTATCATCAGTCAGGTCCG TTGTTCGGACAGATCAATCCGAACATCAAAGGTCATGAAAGCACTGCAGTGGAATACCAGGATTGTGGTATGTCTACAGGGTTGATAATGAGTGATTCCCCATGGGAATCAAATCTTGAAGTTGGTTCTCCACAAACAAGGAATGAAGCTAAGTTGAGATACAAAGAGAAGAAACTCAAGCGCAC TTTTGGGAAACAGATTCGATATGCATCTCGCAAAGCGAGAGCTGACACGAGAAAAAGAGTGAAAGGAAGATTCGTGAAAGCTGGCGACAATTATGACTATGACCCATCATCACCAACCACGAATCAATGA
- the LOC103834958 gene encoding zinc finger protein CONSTANS-LIKE 12 isoform X1 produces MEPKCDYCATTQAIIYCKYDLAKLCLKCDVHVHSPNPLSRRHMRSLICEKCFSQPAVIRCLDQKVSYCQGCQWHVRSCSALGHRLQSLEPFSGCPSPTEFSRMWSSILESSVSSLVNPSIGSLPLVDPNNDMFEMSKINELDDLIGSSYSMMSQNITYIQNLSDQSSFFSGDSKGCPDLILKLEEGEEDLCEGLNLDNAPLNFDVGDDIICCSPQEHIESDQTLPNGPLAYKNIISVTDSNFTTDNPLEATSTGHQDCKSYHQSGPLQMNINIGLPLPTSPILFGQINPNIKGHESTAVEYQDCGMSTGLIMSDSPWESNLEVGSPQTRNEAKLRYKEKKLKRTFGKQIRYASRKARADTRKRVKGRFVKAGDNYDYDPSSPTTNQ; encoded by the exons ATGGAGCCGAAATGTGATTATTGCGCAACCACACAGGCAATAATTTACTGCAAATACGATTTGGCTAAACTATGCTTAAAATGTGATGTCCATGTACACTCTCCGAATCCTCTGTCTCGCAGACACATGCGTTCTCTTATCTGCGAGAAATGCTTCTCACAGCCTGCCGTTATTCGCTGTCTCGACCAGAAGGTTTCATATTGCCAAGGATGCCAATGGCATGTACGCAGCTGCTCTGCTTTAGGACACAGACTTCAAAGTCTAGAGCCATTCTCCGGTTGTCCTTCTCCAACAGAATTTTCCAGAATGTGGTCTTCAATTCTTGAATCTTCTGTTTCCAGTTTAGTTAATCCATCCATTGGTTCTTTGCCCTTGGTTGATCCCAACAATGACATGTTCGAGATGTCAAAAATCAACGAGCTAGACGATTTGATTGGTTCCTCTTATTCAATGATGTCACAAAACATCACTTACATTCAGAATCTCAGTGATCAATCATCTTTCTTTTCTGGGGATTCTAAG gGATGTCCTGATTTAATTCTAAAACTTGAAGAAGGCGAAGAAGATCTGTGCGAGGGACTTAACTTGGACAATGCGCCTTTAAACTTTGACGTTGGAGATGATATCATCTGCTGCTCGCCACAAGAACACATAGAATCTGATCAAACATTACCAAATGGTCCCTTGGCTTACAAGAACATCATATCTGTTACCGACTCAAACTTCACTACTGACAACCCTTTAGAG GCAACGTCAACAGGACATCAAGATTGCAAAAGTTATCATCAGTCAGGTCCGTTGCAAATGAACATCAACATTGGACTTCCTCTTCCGACATCTCCTATCTTGTTCGGACAGATCAATCCGAACATCAAAGGTCATGAAAGCACTGCAGTGGAATACCAGGATTGTGGTATGTCTACAGGGTTGATAATGAGTGATTCCCCATGGGAATCAAATCTTGAAGTTGGTTCTCCACAAACAAGGAATGAAGCTAAGTTGAGATACAAAGAGAAGAAACTCAAGCGCAC TTTTGGGAAACAGATTCGATATGCATCTCGCAAAGCGAGAGCTGACACGAGAAAAAGAGTGAAAGGAAGATTCGTGAAAGCTGGCGACAATTATGACTATGACCCATCATCACCAACCACGAATCAATGA
- the LOC103834969 gene encoding peroxisome biogenesis protein 22, which translates to MAESSSSSPSEEIVRLIKRLSSYVAFKMSSLFSTPIRNLDSRSIGAIAGLAIAVIFTWRAIRTQPGEPQRRRPKRRLQSPESSSAAPDEDNGVQDVVDQFFQPAKPTLGQIVRQRLSEGRKVTCRLLGVILEESSPEELQKQATVRSSVMEVLLEITKCCDLYLMERVVDDESEAKVLQALETAGIFTSGGLVKDKVLFCSTEIGRTSFVRQLEPDWHIDTNPEISTQLARFIKFQLHVSAAKPERTVPNVFTSQSIEQFFGCP; encoded by the exons ATGGCGGAGTCGTCGTCTTCATCACCTAGTGAAGAGATCGTTCGATTAATCAAACGGTTAAGCAGTTACGTTGCTTTCAAGATGTCTAGCCTCTTCTCTACACCTATTCGCAATctg GATTCGAGATCTATTGGTGCTATTGCGGGGCTTGCAATAGCTGTGATATTCACATGGAGGGCCATAAGAACGCAACCAGGGGAGCCTCAAAGAAGGCGACCTAAACGCAGGTTGCAATCACCTGAATCCTCTAGTGCTGCTCCTGATGAGGATAATGGAGTGCAAGATGTTGTTGATCAGTTTTTTCAGCCTGCAAAA CCTACATTGGGGCAGATAGTTAGGCAGAGACTTAGTGAAGGAAGGAAG GTAACATGCCGTCTTCTTGGAGTCATTCTTGAGGAATCAAGTCCTGAGGAGCTCCAA AAACAAGCAACAGTGAGGTCATCCGTTATGGAAGTTCTCCTAGAGATTACAAAGTGTTGTGATTTGTATCTCATGGAAAGAGTTGTTGACGATGAAAGCGAA GCCAAAGTTCTACAGGCTCTAGAGACTGCAGGCATTTTCACATCTGGTGGTTTGGTCAAAGATAAG GTACTGTTTTGTAGTACAGAGATCGGAAGAACATCCTTTGTAAGGCAACTAGAACCTGACTGGCATATTGATACAAATCCAGAAATCAGCACACAATTAGCT AGGTTCATAAAATTTCAGCTTCACGTCTCTGCAGCGAAACCAGAGCGAACGGTTCCCAATGTGTTCACCTCACAGTCAATAGAACAGTTCTTTGGATGTCCTTGA
- the LOC103834976 gene encoding zinc finger CCCH domain-containing protein 40 isoform X1, with the protein MSLYKTKLCILYEKNGDCSKPNCTFAHGVAELRLPGESSSFRGRRHNLDGDLRDKLGRHFSPERRPSLDRSGRRVQRFNGHENPRSFEKRRDVDYRENRRFDERSDYAGGLKSGSRIEVRERDERNKFLGYNNVLEEQLKDVELDVKMLTDNKLRLEAAVERKAREADILTSRIQELRTQLDREKEECKRITSSTKKFVKEYNRFLRAQDDVKRSEARLQKLGTQLSTYLLGNEGNDRETDIEIVSDEEKNGRNLRSASDLQNELHNTSSVSRKRHYVEQQYTTKESVQDALRGRGEEDKLENGKSPSRWNRVPSKSFSEEESRVRNEEDAMNKSSSKEDTWKRRRLSSGTSSSNKVMSSTSMAARVSDEVAEFDEENTRAAKGSPLISLPPPPPFRDAHFHGDEEEAKVDVNEQRKADDVDSV; encoded by the exons ATGTCTTTGTATAAGACTAAGCTTTGTATTCTGTACGAGAAGAATGGTGACTGCTCGAAGCCTAATTGCACTTTCGCTCATGGAGTTGCTGAGCTCCGTCTTCCTGGTGAATCTTCTTCATTCAGAG GCAGACGTCACAATCTTGATGGTGACTTAAGAGATAAACTTGGTAGACACTTTTCTCCAGAGCGGAGACCTTCTTTGGACAGAAGTGGAAGAAGAGTACAAAGATTTAATG GACATGAAAATCCCAGGTCCTTTGAGAAGCGAAG AGATGTAGACTACAGGGAGAACCGCAGATTTGATGAACGAAGTGATTATGCTGGTGGTTTGAAATCTGGAAGTAGGATTGAAGTCAGGGAAAGAGATGAAAGAAATAAGTTTCTGGGCTACAATAATGTTCTGGAAGAGCAG TTAAAAGATGTAGAGCTGGATGTTAAGATGCTAACTGATAACAAATTACGATTGGAG GCTGCTGTTGAAAGGAAGGCACGGGAAGCAGACATTCTTACTTCAAGGATCCAGGAGCTTAGGACCCAGTTggatagagagaaagaggaaTGTAAGAG GATTACTTCAAGCACGAAGAAATTTGTGAAAGAATATAATCGTTTCTTGCGGGCACAAGATGATGTAAAGAG GTCAGAAGCTCGTCTTCAGAAGTTGGGAACCCAACTGAGTACGTATCTTCTTGGAAATGAAGGCAATGACAGGGAAACAGACATCGAGATTGTGAGCGATGAAGAGAAAAATGGTCGGAATCTGAGAAGTGCTTCTGATTTGCAAAATGAGCTGCACAATACTTCTTCAGTGTCCAGGAAAAGACATTATGTGGAACAACAGTATACTACCAAAGAATCTGTTCAAGATG CCTTGAGAGGAAGAGGTGAAGAAGATAAGTTGGAGAATGGGAAGAGTCCTTCTCGTTGGAATAGGGTTCCTTCGAAATCATTTTCCGAAGAGGAAAGTAGAGTGCGGAACGAGGAAGACGCAATGAACAAGTCCTCATCGAAGGAAGACACTTGGAAAAGAAGAAGGCTTTCTTCTGGCACCTCATCTAGCAATAAG GTAATGTCGTCTACGAGCATGGCAGCTCGGGTATCTGATGAAGTGGCAGAGTTTGATGAAGAAAATACTCGAGCAGCCAAAGGCTCTCCCCTCATATCTCTTCCTCCACCCCCACCTTTCAGAGATGCCCATTTTCAT GGAGACGAGGAGGAGGCCAAAGTCGATGTGAATGAACAGAGGAAAGCTGATGACGTTGACTCCGTCTGA
- the LOC103834976 gene encoding zinc finger CCCH domain-containing protein 40 isoform X2 translates to MRYSDFHFFSAHLWLSSTPGRRHNLDGDLRDKLGRHFSPERRPSLDRSGRRVQRFNGHENPRSFEKRRDVDYRENRRFDERSDYAGGLKSGSRIEVRERDERNKFLGYNNVLEEQLKDVELDVKMLTDNKLRLEAAVERKAREADILTSRIQELRTQLDREKEECKRITSSTKKFVKEYNRFLRAQDDVKRSEARLQKLGTQLSTYLLGNEGNDRETDIEIVSDEEKNGRNLRSASDLQNELHNTSSVSRKRHYVEQQYTTKESVQDALRGRGEEDKLENGKSPSRWNRVPSKSFSEEESRVRNEEDAMNKSSSKEDTWKRRRLSSGTSSSNKVMSSTSMAARVSDEVAEFDEENTRAAKGSPLISLPPPPPFRDAHFHGDEEEAKVDVNEQRKADDVDSV, encoded by the exons ATGAGATACAGTGACTTTCATTTCTTTAGTGCCCATTTGTGGCTTTCTTCCACTCCTG GCAGACGTCACAATCTTGATGGTGACTTAAGAGATAAACTTGGTAGACACTTTTCTCCAGAGCGGAGACCTTCTTTGGACAGAAGTGGAAGAAGAGTACAAAGATTTAATG GACATGAAAATCCCAGGTCCTTTGAGAAGCGAAG AGATGTAGACTACAGGGAGAACCGCAGATTTGATGAACGAAGTGATTATGCTGGTGGTTTGAAATCTGGAAGTAGGATTGAAGTCAGGGAAAGAGATGAAAGAAATAAGTTTCTGGGCTACAATAATGTTCTGGAAGAGCAG TTAAAAGATGTAGAGCTGGATGTTAAGATGCTAACTGATAACAAATTACGATTGGAG GCTGCTGTTGAAAGGAAGGCACGGGAAGCAGACATTCTTACTTCAAGGATCCAGGAGCTTAGGACCCAGTTggatagagagaaagaggaaTGTAAGAG GATTACTTCAAGCACGAAGAAATTTGTGAAAGAATATAATCGTTTCTTGCGGGCACAAGATGATGTAAAGAG GTCAGAAGCTCGTCTTCAGAAGTTGGGAACCCAACTGAGTACGTATCTTCTTGGAAATGAAGGCAATGACAGGGAAACAGACATCGAGATTGTGAGCGATGAAGAGAAAAATGGTCGGAATCTGAGAAGTGCTTCTGATTTGCAAAATGAGCTGCACAATACTTCTTCAGTGTCCAGGAAAAGACATTATGTGGAACAACAGTATACTACCAAAGAATCTGTTCAAGATG CCTTGAGAGGAAGAGGTGAAGAAGATAAGTTGGAGAATGGGAAGAGTCCTTCTCGTTGGAATAGGGTTCCTTCGAAATCATTTTCCGAAGAGGAAAGTAGAGTGCGGAACGAGGAAGACGCAATGAACAAGTCCTCATCGAAGGAAGACACTTGGAAAAGAAGAAGGCTTTCTTCTGGCACCTCATCTAGCAATAAG GTAATGTCGTCTACGAGCATGGCAGCTCGGGTATCTGATGAAGTGGCAGAGTTTGATGAAGAAAATACTCGAGCAGCCAAAGGCTCTCCCCTCATATCTCTTCCTCCACCCCCACCTTTCAGAGATGCCCATTTTCAT GGAGACGAGGAGGAGGCCAAAGTCGATGTGAATGAACAGAGGAAAGCTGATGACGTTGACTCCGTCTGA